The Mus musculus strain C57BL/6J chromosome 16, GRCm38.p6 C57BL/6J DNA window GGATTACAAATTTACAGGAGGATGAAACAGAGGAAACGGAAGGCCCCCAGACCCCTGGTCGGCTCCTAAACCCTGCGCTAgcccactctgtctctgtagcgTCGTGCGGCAATATTTTTAGCTGTGGTGCAGAGGATGGTAAGGTGCGCATCTTCAGGGTGATGGGAGTCAAATGTGAGCGAGAACTGGGATTTAAGGGTCACACTTTGGGGGTATCCCAGGTCTGCTTTCTGCCCGAGTCCAGTCTGTTGCTTACTGGAGGGAATGATGGGAGGATCAGGTTGTGGGATGTGAGCGGTAAGATGGAGAAGCTGCAGAAGAGCCCTGCGAGGCACATCCAcaggaagaaagcaaagagggCAGCGTGCCCCACGCAGGGTGGAAACTCCAGAGCCCCAGGAGCCGAGGATGAGGGGCATGCAAAGATTCTGCCAAAGCTCGATATTGAACACGGAGAAAAAGTGAACTGGCTTTTAAGTACAAAAATTAAAGGGAACAAAAGCATATTAGTGGCTGATCAAAcgagttgtgtgtctgtgtatccccTAAATGAGCTTTAGGTCCAATAAAATGCATTGCAAAAACCAACagtaattttggttttttttgttttttgttttgtttccttgctgACTTATTAAGacacttgtagcccaggctggtctagaactcactcactatatagcacaggctagcctcaaacttgtgacatcctcctgtctcagcttccaaaTTCTGAGATTACAAGTATGAGCCCCCTTCCTGCTCTGCTGAcagagctttgtttgtttgtttgttttaattatttatttattgtatatgagtacactttagctgtccttagacacaccagaagagagcatcagatcccattacagatggttgtgagccacaatatggttgctgggagttgaactcaggacctctggaagaacagtcagtgctcttaaccgctgagccatctctccagcctcaattttattttttagtctaAGAAAAATTCTTGCTTTAAGCTGTTTGTCATGTGTTGAAtcatataaatttttttaaagatttatttattatatgtaagtacactgtagctgtcttcagacactccag harbors:
- the Wdr53 gene encoding WD repeat-containing protein 53 isoform X2, whose amino-acid sequence is MAVKWTGGHSSSILCLNANKDGLVASGGEGGDLVAWGEDGTPLGHMQLEGADDVTSVLFSASCPTKLYASHGETISVLDVRSLKGSLDHFHVNEEEINCLSLNETESLLASADDSGAIKILDLEKKKVTRSLKRHSNICSSVAFRPQRPQSLVSCGLDMQVMLWSLQKARPVWITNLQEDETEETEGPQTPGRLLNPALAHSVSVASCGNIFSCGAEDGKVRIFRVMGVKCERELGFKGHTLGVSQVCFLPESSLLLTGGNDGRIRLWDVSGKMEKLQKSPARHIHRKKAKRAACPTQGGNSRAPGAEDEGHAKILPKLDIEHGEKVNWLLSTKIKGNKSILVADQTSCVSVYPLNEL